The segment tagaGTTGGCTGTCTCGCGGCAGACTTAAATTGTAAGGAAATGTTTCATTGACAGAATGGACGCGGAATGTGAATGAATGGACTTTGGATACTTTAGAGGGgcttaatttcattttataacaAGGAATGAAAGACACAAAATTATCTCCAACAgagggaaattaattaaaatgaaaagcttcggacaaaaaaaatgtactggtaagctgaccaagcttacgggagctgtgtttctttcagtttaccaattttgtgagagcaaactagaacgcgaatttgtttaaatacatgcaaaatcggaaaaagttgaaaagtcatcccccaagaaatctttaaaatgccatatctcgggaacggctccatagattttcgagtttgagctatcgttggacaggtcttaacctcaactataatatattaaaatatgaagtaaatcgataatggcattttcgaaatattcgagttcgaaattttcgaaaattttgattttgactttagcgcctctcgcggtcatttctcgaacttgaaatgttctggacatttgtagggcttcacgaaacctttcatttgcacttgaggtgatcaaaatcggacatgtagaacccgagatatgacatgccaactttggaaggttatatctcgagaacggagacatagattttcttcatttttggcatggagctagataatatggtcagctacaacatatcaaaaaatgaagcaaatcgataatggcgttttcgagatattcatcgaaaactcatcgaaaattttgtttttgatttttggccccctagcggtcatttttgaaacttcggatgttctagagagtcgtagggtttgttgagatctttcatttgaccccgggttgatcaaaatcggtcaagccgttttcgagttatggtcgattttcgatgaaaaattgtggcggccatattgactaaacggcttgaccgattttcgaaaatgaggtatcgttggaaagctcttgatggcctctacaacatataaaaatttcagatttttagctgttacaggggctgagatataggcaaaacaaaattttgaggttattcaaaatggcggacgggggggtgggggggtggatttgacttcataatcggatttcttcaggtcgatatttaaactttgccgtttaccgcaagtctctatctatcaccgttctcacGCAATTTAGCGTTGAACTAcggcggacggccggacggccggaaaaaaatttttttggcgcatacgttttttggaatgtggggaccctaattcgtactcatcccaagtttgagcccgatctgacgactttgcattttgctcggtacacaaaagctgtgtctgaaagaaacacagctaaaagtccGATAAGTCGCCTAACAATGCATTGAATACCTTTATTCTTATCTTTGGCAGGTTGAACATATTGCGAATGTCATAACTCATGGTATTTGGGTAGGTCCTGCTGTCTATGCGGGCCTACAGCTAATCTGGCGAAGTGGAAGTGATGCTCACAGGGTGGCAGGATTCATCTATGGCACCGCTCTCTTTCTCCTCTTTGCCATTTCAACGTTCTTTCACACCGTCTTCTATTGCAATCGTAACAGGTGAGTCAAAATCACGTTTTCTTCTTCAGTTTTGTCCTTTAAAAATACCTTTTTATGGTATCTTATCAGCGTGCAAGGGAATGTGTTTGATTTGATTAGCGCCCCCCCCTCCTTGAgaataataatattcttttcttcgtgGAAAAATGTCTGGGAGAGTGCGAAAAATGGGGATAtagctacatacatatattttttgcgAACTACCTCAAAAGTACCTGAAATAGATCAATCGATAGAAGCACGTGAAGTAGCttaaattgtacataaaatcCCCCCTCTTTGTACATATTTTGTACACATAATTTTAGCCACTTCTGCAAATAACAGTGTTGTTGTACATATTCACCGTAAGttgctttttgcaaaaaataaattctcttcaataCACGCAAAATTGATTTGCTCCATCCAACAGCAAGAGCCCCTCAATCATCAAAACGCCGAGTATATAATGCGCGagaatttatgataaaaagtCAACGTCTTGGTGAGACATACATAACGCATACTCTCCTCATCAATGCAACGCGACAGtatatatcaaaatatttactctCTATACTTTTGGCTTTGCTgtaaacatgatttttttttgtaagagtACATGCGGTGTGAGTTGAGAAGAAActtgttgaaaaattcttattgctCCGCACAATATATCTTTgggtgagtgagaaaaaaaaagtaatataaaTGAGGCTAAAGAATACCACCATCCAATATCTAATTAGAGATCTATTTTTGAACACTTTACCTCCATACTCCATCACACCGCAAACGAGCGCAGGTAATTCAGTATAAAGTTACCAATCAACTGGCCACAATTTAGGTGGAAATCCTTTTACGGAATTGATCTTGATATTGAGCCATCAATttagttgagaaaattcaattgaaaatggaCGATGCACTTCAATTTATAACCCATCAAATTAATTGCTAATAAATTAGTTAAAGTTCAGCTTGATGAATGGGAATATTGAAAGCTCAAATTGCTTTGATGATTTACTAAATAGTTAATTACATTAAGGATTGTTTGGAGGATGAAAATTAGTTGTAAAATTAAGAGGTGTTTATCAGTCgaatattttggattttttggcgaataatccgaatattttcgaagatcccaatatttttattcacattaACATCTCTTaataaaaatcgaatttttcgaaagcCAAAAATGAATTGAGTACTTCTtcggttttaatttaatgcttttatgcttgaatttactactttttgggttgaatttagtccttttcgGGCTCGAATTTAATCCCTTTTgggtttaaataaaatatttttagacttttgttcctcaatctgtgTCTTTTTAGGACTGAaaggcaaatttttttttgcttaaatttaataattttgcgacttaaatttaattattttttggattaaatttacaacttttcgatttgaatttacacatttctaacttaaaaaatttttaaaactttaaaaactaaaaccaatatttttatttttttggcgaataattCCAATATTGGCTaataaaccgaatatttccgaagatcacacagataaacaccccttgtgtaaaattaattaattcctgAAGAAAGGACAATGGGAAAAAATACTATAAATAGTTTGTTGAATGATTCACTGTAAAAAAGGGCATTACttttaattgagatttaaCAAGAGTTTtagagatttaatttaaacaaattgtcataattaaattttaagtagatcacgaaaattttttagatcTTTCGTGCTTTTCTTGTagttaagaatttttgctaatttatgattcattaattttttttgtaatgagTATTTCTTGATGGATAATTTACTGTTAAACAGAAAAGGAGCTTATTCAAGTTAATACATAAGCTTGAATGGAGCTTATTCAAGGTTATTGTGAAACAATTTCGATCTCCATTATCCTTTAGAGaaacacattaaaaaattaaatatagcatggatggaacagtataaagcgaaagaacggtaagtaaaacttacgggctgtgattctttctttgtcagtgaaatgtgaagatggctgaaaattggggatgggcaaattttgaggaaggctttctcgcgcaccgaatcacagccaacgcgcagatattttgtgaaatgccttaatcgtgggcgttggctgtgattcggtacgcgagaaagccttcctcaaaatttgcccatccccaattttcagccatcttcacatttcactgacaaagaaagaatcacagcccgtaagttttacttaccgttctttcgctttatactgttccatccatgctatatttaatttttatctttgcagtttatatatatttatctttgcatttttatatgtatatataatgtatatatctatacatttatatatatatatatatatttcactttacttttatatgtgtatatataaaacgccccgcttcgcggggcgttagtcatgcaactcaagatatgacatgttaactttaaaacgcgatatctccggaacggctacatagattttcttcatttttggcatggtggtagatattatagccaactataacatatcaaaatatgaagcaattctataaagcggtgctcgagatattcatcgaaaactcatcgaaaattttgttttcgattttagcgccacttgcggtcattttttgaacttgcaatgttccgagcagttgtagggctcattaatatctttcatttgaccccgggttgatcaaaatcggtcaagccgttctcaagttatggccgattttcgattaaaaattgtggcggccatattggctaaacggcttggccgattttcaaaaatgaggtatcgttggaaaggtcttgatggcccctacaacatataaaaatttcagatttttagctattacaggggctgagatataggcaaaacaaaattttgaggttattcaaaatggcggacggaggggtggggggtcggatctgacgtcataatcggatgtcttccacccgatatatgaactttgccgttgaccgcaagtctctatctattaccgttctcttgtaatttagcaaaaggttccggccggccggacggccggacggccggacggccggacggacggccggccggaccaatttttggcgcatacgttttttggaatgtggggaccctaattcgtgctcatcccaagtttgagcccgatctgacgactttgcattttggagtgtacacagaagctgtgcttctttgaagaaagaatcacagctaattctttgaagaaagaatcacagctaaaaattggaaaagatttcccaaaaattgcaaaaatatgaatgaatttattttggcaTGCCCTATGGAACTACATGTGAACCTTAATGGACTATACAAAATGCTCGGCCTTTGCGCATTTTATCccttaaaatgtttcaaaacattcacGACAATGTTTCGTATCGACAAACTCAAAGACGAAACATTGGCAcaaatgttttgaaacatttaaatagaCCAATAAAAACTTTGTAGATTTTCCTACatcatttaacttttttgacatttaattttaaccaaTAAAGACGTCtggttatttttattttcttctttttctcaagaacattgtttaatcttttaaacggaattttcaaaggaaaatatcaattaaatgttttaaaatttttttaacgaataaaaCTGTTTTATGGAgagaaaactaattaataaagacaatttaaaagaaatatttgatatGAATTATGCTCTATGCGAATGAGGAGCATCCGATGCATGATTAGTTTGCACCGAGTATAAGAACAATGTGTACCCAAAGTCCTTAAGAATTTACTGTGGAGACACCTGGTTATATCTaccattatttcttttatttcttaagaacattttcttatcttttaagctaaattttcaagagaatAATCTTTCTATCGattcttttccaaaaaaaagattaaactGTTTTCGAATGGAAAACTATATTATAAAGACTTTTCCAGCAAAGAGCATTGTTAGGAATTCCCATGTATGGCACTTATCTGATAAAACTCTTGATATAGGTAATCCTCAATGGTCTCAATGGGGTGCTTCATTCACAAAATCAcatgtaaaataataatctgaatttccttttattaattcatgAAGGCATCATGTAGGTATATGATGAAATTGTATTAAACATGTGAATGATAACATTTCATTCAAATGCTATCATCAGGAAAATCCTTTTAGCTGTATGTGGAGGAGGAAAGCATAATCTTATTAATCAATCAGGAATGTAATGGTGACGTATATCGGAGCACCTTCGTCAATGTGCTACACCAAGTAATATAAATAGAGAGACTAATTTGGGGGATGTTTACTCCCATTACCATCTACATTACTTTATCCACCTACTCAGGGAAAGTTCCATTGCGTTCCAATTTATTATTCTGATGTCCACATCAATTATCCCACTTTAGATTGAGAGATAAATTCATTTGGCGATTGAATCTATACGTGGAAATTCAACTAAGCCTATGatcctttattttttcattgtttttctaataaatCGAACGTCCTTAACAATGTTCTTTAAGCTCAATCCATAGGATTCAGACAGATGTCGAAACTTACAGAGAGTTCTAACAATTTCtaataaaaggattttcctcattttattcattagaCATTAAACTTTTCATACTGTGGGAGGGAAGCATCTGCTATGTACCTTCAACTATATAATGTACCTCACAGTACATTTCTCTATAAATaacaatgaattaaattattcgtaTTGGATTTCATTGAAACATCAGGCAACTGAAGGATGTTCTCCATCGGTGCGACCGTGCTATGATCTATGTTTTCATTGCTGGTAGCTACTATCCATGGCTGACACTTACCCCACCTACCCATCCCACAATACTCCTTGCGCTAAAGTGGTTGGTTTGGCTCCTCGCGGGATTAGGAATCCTCTACCAGCAGGTAAGATTTTGCCATTTCACCttcttaataataaattggtGGGTGGTTAAGTAAACATACAGAGAGGTTGGAAGAAGCTTAAAGGCAAATGTTCTCTGTACGTACCTATATACTTCATTGAGAttataaaggagtttattcacctTTAATTTGTGTACAAATtgggtaaataaaatattgagaaaggtcaaaaaaatattcaagaaaaaaactaaagaaacttttaatttcctttgaatttatctgggaaaaattgggaaagatttttctaCGAGAAGAACACGAAAATCACGCCCCTATTCTAACTTCTTTTgagcatgaagcatatgcatcatgTCTTCTATTAACatctaattgtttttttttattcaataaactAAATTAATGTATTTTGAACTtaaggggtagattctgatacaaaatgttttcttttcattccttACAAATCGtcagttgtaagatttttggtattctgagaaaaatcttataagattttgacattttatttctgtcTTTAAATGAcgttctgaaagaaaattgcttttctagGGCTGTCTAAATttctttctgactattttctggatcaacaaattctttattattttttatagaacgacaacagaacgatttaaaaactctatgtgtcaaaattttacaacaaacttttaatttgttagaatagaaaagaaaagatttttatcagaatctaccccttaaattttaaaaattaaaaagaaatattgggccttattcagcgattaagaaacccttgaaatctttgaattttgtactgaaatttgaagagttcaagcgaatttcaagggtttcttggtcgctgaatgaggcccaatatttaaaaatctaaattttcagGTTTACCATGAAAAATACAAATGCCTAGAGACGTTCCTGTACATTGTAATGGGACTCGGACCATCAATTGTGATAATGATATGCGGACATGAATTCAATGGCATGGATGAGCTCAAAATTGGTGGATTACTCTACATACTGGGTGTTTGCTTCTTCAAGGCAGACGGTAAAGTTCCATGTGCCCATGCCATTTGGCATTTATTCGTTGTCCTTGCCGCAAGTGTCCATTACTTTGCAATTCTCAAGCATCTCTACACCTAAGACACGTTTCTCTCtgcattgcaaaaaaagttACAATATTATCtaagattttaaatgaatgCATTGTGATACCcgaaagataaaaatgtaGAAATGGTTAATCCTTCGTGGTGTACAAAAAGACATTAGAAGCAACAAAGTAAATTGTACCTTTTGTACAATAAGCAAAACCCATAAACGAATTTCTTTGCttcgatcattttttttatttaatttttttttaattaaaaaatagtaAAGTATACGAAATTTGGATACTGCTAGGCGGTTTagcattagaaaaaaaaattaatcttttgtaGCGTACGCAAAGTacacaaaattaatgaaaatttagcgggaattgtatttaaaaatgtatgtTCATTGGGAAAAAGGAAGTTATGAACATAATTCTTACGCTTATtagttgtttttattttgactaattgAATCAATGCTGAAGATAATGAATTTTAGACGTTCTATATCTCTTAATAAGCGTGAGAGTTAAGTGTGCTTTGGGaatgtgtcttggctaaattatttttacatttatttctaAAGAACAAACatgaatgcaaatttatttattttttatttagaaagaactatgaaaataattgaaaaaaaagaaattaaataaactgcAAGAGCAGCAAGGTAATAAAGATTgatctctttcaatttatccACGACACATTCCCcaagacacacacacacttcccATAAAACCAATAGGATGACTTAGAACAAAAATAAGTAGAtggttttcttttagaatGTTTTCTGCCTTTGAGAAtccaataaaaacaaaatattattatgagTTGCATACCATGTAAGAcatgaagataaaaatttgtgCAGTTTAGCAAATAAAGGGCGAATTATTTTGGCTCTCATCCAAGTGATGAACCAATGTCCCATAATGCAAAATCTCTTCCACGTTAAATGCAATAATATTATAGCTGCCTGAGAAAATACGTCACACaccaaataagaaaaaaagaaatcctcaaaataatttattttcaaattgatcaaaatcaatttttttttaatttatcatttgaatgtgatatttattttgtaatttttatggcATCTCTAGACCATTTTTTAGGtaaataagaataataatatAGGATGCTATATATTGTTAGTAGGTAATAAAACTAGTTTATATTGGAAAGTAAATTTTAGAACacattagaactttttttagagtaaaaaaaaaacaaaattttaaatagaaaaaagaagttaaaacTTCACACCTAAAACTCAATGAAAGCTCCACCaactagattttttttaatattatattttcttttctttttaagataAAGCAATAAACTTCTTGATTTTAccaaaagtataaaaaaacagaaatcAAGTAAAGAGTCTTCAAAGGATTTAAAACAAACAACCCTCCTCCtaatttcccgccaaaaaaaacataccgtaaaaaaaatttcaaataaaaagtatttcaaCATTAAACAGCCAATAagtattaaggaaaaaaaggacatattaaaaaagaagaactaAAGATTACATTAAAGTgccaatgagaaaaaaaaatgagtcacATTTTCAAAGCCAGATTCTGGgtggaaagaaagaaaagacttCAAGAttgttggtaaaaaaaaaatctcacgaCTATAAACCGAATATGTTTTATAGGGGGCCTTTTCAAccaccttaaaaaaatatttataatagaggaaattataataaaaaaagtcaatcataacgcgtccagttataagagttggtgtcccacaacgtgtagaagtttgtttatacgttgaaatactatttgtgagcaatatCAGTaggaaaagttgatttttttgtgaaattcagcaatttgatgcataaaaatggtcatatctctagttctataacacatacagaaatttcttgactagttttggaaatgtcctgaaataagctataatttgatatatatctcaatgattttcaaggtcacctctagaacacaaaatggcgaatatttgtttcaaaaaaagaatttttcgcattttttgccCTGAAGGAATgcttctagaggtttctgatgttctagaaagttgtagagttttgcaaaacctttaatttgatactaagatgagcataATCGGTCAAGCACTGcaggagatatgactcttagaacttttaaaatgcaagaatttttcatatggccatatcttctaaacggtgacatagattttcttcattttcggactggtaacagatattgagtcctgctacaacatatcaaaatttaaaggaaatcgatgatggggattcggagatattgccccttaaagttaggcaatttttgtttttgtttttagcgcctcttgcggatgtttttgaaacttgaaatgttctaggcagttgtagggcttcgcaatacctttcatttgataccaagatggtcaaaatcggttaagccgttctcgagttatatcgaaaaaacactttttgctttaggtcgccatatttgctaaacggcttgaccaattttcaagtatgaattcttgatgaaaacgtctcactgagccttacaacatactaaaatttcagacctctagctataagagaactggttgacggtatttcaaaatggcggacggcggccatcttggattttgaaaatacgaaaaaatgaaattttacacccacatttctatagaaaacttcaaacccgaagtctctacctgttaccgttctcgagctataaggcaaagtttagagtcccggacggcaggccggcaggacggcaggacggcaggccggccggatcaaaaattttccaccaccattttcgtaatgtgggatgtctaaaacgtgctcatactaagtttgagcccgatctgaggtggtcggtttttccgacgattacaatacttggtgttggccacgaagtggaacaccaactaataacaGTTAACTCacgtaaatattaaaaaatttcaaaccttACACCATATTAACAGAAAAGTTTTACCACCAATAATacattttatgagaaattaaaattagacaaaagaagaaatttgtgcttcgtaatttttaaaaacaaatttcaacaaaaaaaaattcctaggTACTTagaagttagagaaaaaaaagctgacAAGTAATATATTTGCCACATCACACTGTATTGTCTTCCTCTAGACACCACttaatgagagagagagagagagagagagaaaaaacctAGAAGTTCTATGTTGAGAGTCAAtaatagaatttaatgaagaaaaaaaaacgaagaaatgaaaaggaaattaataaagttttttgaaattcaaattatatagattttcaaattcaaacaaaaaagtcttttaatttatgaagttaaaattattttctttaggagaaaaaaaaagagaacgaGACTGGATTCGAACCGAAGGAATTGTCATTGAAGATCTATtgctctatccactgcactACTTAACTAACAAAGCAGGAGTAAGTAGGATTTTCGAGTCTTGAAGACTCGGAGTTCAGCCAATTGTGGGTCATCTGCCACAttaggggaggacggggtaattttgccactttggcggtttttgggatatatcaagcaagtgTGGTAGTAcgaagaaaaccaaatagt is part of the Lutzomyia longipalpis isolate SR_M1_2022 chromosome 3, ASM2433408v1 genome and harbors:
- the LOC129791951 gene encoding monocyte to macrophage differentiation factor, which produces MKDGLSRSGGYATTTPKAKLHLTVGPANAGDVLGATRLGTFWMRLKHKLFDIPCGQLKNVHWMNKKAPPGAAYTPTEVEHIANVITHGIWVGPAVYAGLQLIWRSGSDAHRVAGFIYGTALFLLFAISTFFHTVFYCNRNRQLKDVLHRCDRAMIYVFIAGSYYPWLTLTPPTHPTILLALKWLVWLLAGLGILYQQVYHEKYKCLETFLYIVMGLGPSIVIMICGHEFNGMDELKIGGLLYILGVCFFKADGKVPCAHAIWHLFVVLAASVHYFAILKHLYT